A genomic region of Larimichthys crocea isolate SSNF unplaced genomic scaffold, L_crocea_2.0 scaffold33, whole genome shotgun sequence contains the following coding sequences:
- the LOC104938921 gene encoding uncharacterized protein LOC104938921 isoform X8: MSPWQLLRASRATQAALGYRVYRGLGGSVHYSSAPPDAGADAGADAGADAGAPGGSRSASPGLSADRVTMQELNSRLASYLQQVQDLEEANQRLEYEIEMELDRKCPRELRELDGHLRTVSLLQDQISECLLAQAQVKLQLLNAELTIVDLNLRCEKERECRHDLEVEMNSLRLLDEELHVHTLPELQSVVSDQTQELMEMQIQHKQDMQGLLTQMSEGITVEMEPAESSNLIQQLDDLRETNETLMDQNQNECWFNPQVSMESSPEVIFDPQESEVVHAELDELNGRAECLEEELTQLQALNMELEACGLQQNDYFVEELAFLEQTVDGLCRDLDSLLQAICQQAADFDSLLDVKTRLEAEIQVYMRLLDGQSPLGVLGLHANVTSFCPFDFGRNSTVNETVSVQGGSLWMMEVQTVPRDHIERPVVTPLSETMSTVQSIRAHSKHPENSPVTSISTLNLTDSFHKSGNQITGTFPERTGRESMIVSAMINGQSNPVEDSSIVCTQIRQVLDKEAVTASKAETNTAPRIITLVSDTQSVSSAAVQETPEIFTSKHNTTEAGLQVNKTGTNIQTQVTKTILCAEPEVKEETETVISAQINCTEDSIQAKNQEPAQVVSLRLETPKETVRDAGEEVTVSIVSGSHVLTSVEAQTKVSADLTLMDYKDTERQEKRVKEVPKVKVTSRFLRADQSLTSSDSSSTRQNKVMEDANWKMTDSSGISDSKVNIQTEITKTILCAEPEVKRETHFVTTITDPSKAAAAEVKEETETVISAQINCTEDSIQAKNQEPAQVVSLSLETPKETVRDAGEEVTVSIVSGSHVLTSLEAQTKVSADLTLMDYKDTERQEKRVKEVPKVKVTSRFLRADQSLTSSDSSSTRQNKVMEDANWKMTDSSGISDSKVNIQTEITKTILCAEPEVKRETHFVTTITDPSKAAAAEVKEETETVISAQINCTEDSIQAKNQEPAQVVSLSLETPKETVRDAGEEVTVSIVSGSHVLTSLEAQTKVSADLTLMDYKDTERQEKRVKEVPKVKVTSRFLRADQSLTSSDSSSTRQNKVMEDADTKSSIVTASFCSSNRNDNLQSKTAQGLITLVSDTQSVSSAAVQETPEIFTSKHNTTEAGLQVNKTGTNIQTQVTKTILCAEPEVKEETETVISAQINCTEDSIQAKNQEPAQVVSLSLETPKETVRDAGEEVTVSIVSGSHVLTSLEAQTKVSADLTLMDYKDTERQEKRVKEVPKVKVTSRFLRADQSLTSSDSSSTRQNKVMEDANWKMTDSSGISDSKVNSQTEITKTILCAEPEVKRETHFVTTITDPSKAAAAEVKEETETVISAQINCTEDSIQAKNQEPAQVVSLSLETPKETVRDAGEEVTVSIVSGSHVPGSLEAQTKVSADLTLVNDSIRIDPSSALSDASSSEKNNVIEDADTRSGTGGVYGGSLGLKCSLSGSPTLLRNGKEEGPVVAINPARNLQHTGRYSSRGGADWMVYSGSLGHQSGSLPSTGSTESLPTALDLETSSSETRKFGSRGSGEWRVYGGSTGRMSSWAGSSSLANADKEETPQLPTSTAGLQRAGKFGSAGSEKSTSTSVVPATSLPELRSSITGSGSLPNTVSTESLPTALDLETSSSVTRKFGSRGSGEWRVYGGSTGRMSSWAGSSSLASADKEETPQLPTSTAGPQRAAKFGSAGSGEWRVYGGSAGRLSSACSADNVSVSANGDKRNRSSSPGPQLSRAGSGSRLSSGSVIRRSSSVGSGGKLNSSDSCGRVSNSSGSHRASTSGKYTSTGNSEWKPVYSPVNARKSMGSTGRPGGGGVSVIMSSSGWLTSSTSGGNHISSSGSGSSITGGSDRISGLAGGRISSSSGSGRTNSARGRVISSSQRPIRSTGSGAGSIKERISVCKMAALTISAAGREKSQDRQRQAQRSKQQQQNEATLPLLQRWLSTGVTVTSGDPDDPDDIMRS, from the exons ATGTCACCGTGGCAGCTTCTCCGTGCGAGCAGAGCGACCCAGGCGGCTCTGGGTTACCGTGTTTACCGTGGCCTCGGAGGTTCTGTCCATTACAGCTCAGCCCCTCCTGATGCTGGAGCTGATGCTGGAGCTGATGCCGGAGCTGATGCCGGAGCTCCGGGCGGCAGCAGGAGCGCCAGCCCCGGTCTGTCCGCAGACAGAGTCACCATGCAGGAGCTGAACAGCCGGCTGGCCTCGTACCTGCAGCAG GTCCAGGATCTGGAGGAGGCCAATCAGAGGCTGGAGTATGAGATCGAGATGGAGCTGGACAGGAAGTGTCCCAGAGAGCTGAGAGAGCTGGACGGACACCTGAGGACCGTGTCGCTGCTGCAGGACCAG ATCAGTGAATGTCTCTTGGCCCAGGCTCAGgtgaagctgcagctgctgaacgCAGAGCTCACCATCGTCGACCTCAACCTCAG ATGTGAAAAAGAGCGAGAGTGTCGTCATGATCTGGAGGTGGAGATGAACAGCCTGAGGCTGCTGGACGAGGAGCTGCACGTCCACACACTGCCGGAGCTCCAAAGTGTGGTCAGCGATCAAACTCAAGAACTGATGGAGATGCAGATACAACATAAACAg GACATGCAGGGTCTCCTGACGCAGATGTCAGAGGGCATCACCGTGGAGATGGAGCCTGCTGAGTCATCAAACCTGATCCAGCAGCTGGATGACCTGAGAGAGACAAATGAGACGCTgatggaccagaaccagaacgaGTGCTGGTTCAACCCTCAG GTATCCATGGAGAGTTCTCCTGAGGTGATCTTTGACCCTCAGGAGTCAGAGGTCGTCCATGCTGAGTTGGACGAACTGAATGGAAGAGCAGAGTGTCTGGAGGAAGAGCTGACACAACTGCAAGCCCTG aacATGGAGCTGGAGGCCTGTGGTCTGCAGCAGAATGACTACTTTGTCGAGGAGTTGGCGTTCCTGGAGCAGACAGTGGACGGTCTGTGCAGAGACCTGGACTCACTGCTACAGGCTATATGTCAGCAGGCTGCAGACTTTGACTCCTTGCTAGACGTCAAGACCAGACTGGAGGCCGAGATACAAGTCTACATGAGGCTGCTGGACGGACAGAGCCCGCTGGG GGTCTTAGGTCTTCACGCAAATGTCACATCTTTCTGCCCCTTTGACTTCGGTAGAAACAGCACAGTGAACGAAACAGTCAGTGTTCAGGGAGGAAGTCTTTGGATGATGGAGGTTCAAACTGTCCCTCGAGACCATATTGAAAGACCTGTAGTTACCCCACTCTCAGAAACCATGAGCACAGTCCAGTCAATCAGGGCCCACAGCAAACATCCAGAGAACTCACCAGTGACATCAATTAGCACACTGAATCTGACAGACTCATTCCACAAGTCTGGAAATCAGATAACAGGAACCTTTCCTGAAAGAACTGGGAGGGAATCCATGATTGTCAGTGCCATGATCAACGGGCAGAGCAACCCTGTGGAAGACTCATCAATTGTTTGCACTCAAATTAGACAAGTTTTAGACAAAGAAGCAGTCACAGCTTCTAAAGCAGAGACAAATACTGCACCAAGAATCATCACGTTGGTTTCTGACACACAATCTGtcagcagtgctgctgttcaGGAAACACCAGAAATCTTTACTTCCAAACACAATACCACAGAGGCTGGTTTGCAGGTTAATAAGACAggaacaaacattcaaacacaggtCACCAAAACCATTCTTTGTGCAGAACCAGAAGtaaaggaagagacagaaactgtGATTTCAGCTCAAATAAACTGCACTGAGGACTCCATCCAAGCTAAGAACCAGGAACCTGCACAGGTTGTGTCTTTGAGGTTAGAGACACCAAAAGAAACTGTCAGGGATGCAGGGGAAGAGGTCACAGTATCCATTGTCTCTGGATCTCATGTTCTTACATCTGTGGAGGCTCAGACTAAGGTCTCTGCTGACTTGACTTTGATGGACTACAaggacacagaaagacaagaaaagagggTAAAAGAAGTACCAAAAGTAAAGGTGACTTCACGTTTCCTCAGAGCAGATCAGAGTCTGACATCATCAGATTCATCCAGTACCAGACAGAACAAAGTCATGGAAGATGCCAACTGGAAGATGACTGATTCTTCTGGTATTTCAGACAGCAAAGTTAACATTCAAACAGAGATCACCAAAACCATTCTTTGTGCAGAACCAGAAGTAAAGCgagaaacacattttgtaacAACCATAACTGATCCCAgcaaagcagctgctgcagaagtaaag gaagagacagaaactgtGATTTCAGCTCAAATAAACTGCACTGAGGACTCCATCCAAGCTAAGAACCAGGAACCTGCACAGGTTGTGTCTTTGAGTTTGGAGACACCAAAAGAAACTGTCAGGGATGCAGGGGAAGAGGTCACAGTATCCATTGTCTCTGGATCTCATGTTCTTACATCTCTGGAGGCTCAGACTAAGGTCTCTGCTGACTTGACTTTGATGGACTACAaggacacagaaagacaagaaaagagggTAAAAGAAGTACCAAAAGTAAAGGTGACTTCACGTTTCCTCAGAGCAGATCAGAGTCTGACATCATCAGATTCATCCAGTACCAGACAGAACAAAGTCATGGAAGATGCCAACTGGAAGATGACTGATTCTTCTGGTATTTCAGACAGCAAAGTTAACATTCAAACAGAGATCACCAAAACCATTCTTTGTGCAGAACCAGAAGTAAAGCgagaaacacattttgtaacAACCATAACTGATCCCAgcaaagcagctgctgcagaagtaaaggaagagacagaaactgtGATTTCAGCTCAAATAAACTGCACTGAGGACTCCATCCAAGCTAAGAACCAGGAACCTGCACAGGTTGTGTCTTTGAGTTTGGAGACACCAAAAGAAACTGTCAGGGATGCAGGGGAAGAGGTCACAGTATCCATTGTCTCTGGATCTCATGTTCTTACATCTCTGGAGGCTCAGACTAAGGTCTCTGCTGACTTGACTTTGATGGACTACAaggacacagaaagacaagaaaagagggTAAAAGAAGTACCAAAAGTAAAGGTGACTTCACGTTTCCTCAGAGCAGATCAGAGTCTGACATCATCAGATTCATCCAGTACCAGACAGAACAAAGTCATGGAAGATGCTGACACAAAGTCCAGCATTGTGACTGCTTCATTCTGCAGCTCAAACAGGAATGACAACCTCCAGAGTAAAACAGCACAAGGACTCATCACGTTGGTTTCTGACACACAATCTGtcagcagtgctgctgttcaGGAAACACCAGAAATCTTTACTTCCAAACACAATACCACAGAGGCTGGTTTGCAGGTTAATAAGACAggaacaaacattcaaacacaggtCACCAAAACCATTCTTTGTGCAGAACCAGAAGtaaaggaagagacagaaactgtGATTTCAGCTCAAATAAACTGCACTGAGGACTCCATCCAAGCTAAGAACCAGGAACCTGCACAGGTTGTGTCTTTGAGTTTGGAGACACCAAAAGAAACTGTCAGGGATGCAGGGGAAGAGGTCACAGTATCCATTGTCTCTGGATCTCATGTTCTTACATCTCTGGAGGCTCAGACTAAGGTCTCTGCTGACTTGACTTTGATGGACTACAaggacacagaaagacaagaaaagagggTAAAAGAAGTACCAAAAGTAAAGGTGACTTCACGTTTCCTCAGAGCAGATCAGAGTCTGACATCATCAGATTCATCCAGTACCAGACAGAACAAAGTCATGGAAGATGCCAACTGGAAGATGACTGATTCTTCTGGTATTTCAGACAGCAAAGTTAACAGTCAAACAGAGATCACCAAAACCATTCTTTGTGCAGAACCAGAAGTAAAGCgagaaacacattttgtaacAACCATAACTGATCCCAgcaaagcagctgctgcagaagtaaaggaagagacagaaactgtGATTTCAGCTCAAATAAACTGCACTGAGGACTCCATCCAAGCTAAGAACCAGGAACCTGCACAGGTTGTGTCTTTGAGTTTGGAGACACCAAAAGAAACTGTCAGGGATGCAGGGGAAGAGGTCACAGTATCCATTGTCTCTGGATCTCATGTTCCTGGATCTCTGGAGGCTCAGACTAAGGTCTCTGCTGACTTGACTCTGGTGAATGATTCAATCAGAATAGATCCGAGTTCTGCATTGTCTGATGCATCCAGtagtgagaaaaacaatgtCATAGAAGATGCAGATACAAGGTCTGGCACTGGCGGTGTTTATGGGGGCTCTCTGGGACTCAAGTGCAGCCTGAGTGGCAGTCCTACCTTACTCAGAAATGGGAAAGAGGAAGGCCCAGTAGTGGCCATAAATCCTGCAAGAAATCTACAACACACAGGGAGATACAGCAGTAGAGGAGGTGCAGATTGGATGGTGTACAGTGGCAGTCTTGGGCATCAGAGTGGTAGCCTACCCAGCACAGGAAGCACAGAAAGCCTGCCAACAGCATTGGACCTGGAAACAAGCTCATCAGAAACAAGGAAGTTTGGCAGCAGAGGTAGTGGAGAGTGGAGAGTCTATGGTGGGAGTACTGGACGTATGAGCAGCTGGGCTGGAAGCAGTAGCTTAGCCAATGCAGACAAAGAAGAAACCCCACAACTACCCACAAGCACAGCAGGACTACAAAGAGCGGGGAAGTTTGGCAGTGCAGGCAGTGAAAAAAGCACATCAACATCTGTGGTCCCTGCAACAAGCCTGCCAGAATTGAGGAGCAGCATCACTGGCAGCGGTAGCCTACCCAACACAGTAAGCACGGAAAGCCTTCCAACAGCATTGGACCTGGAAACAAGCTCATCAGTAACAAGGAAGTTTGGCAGCAGAGGTAGTGGAGAGTGGAGAGTCTATGGTGGGAGTACTGGACGTATGAGCAGCTGGGCTGGAAGCAGTAGCTTAGCCAGTGCAGACAAAGAAGAAACCCCACAACTACCCACAAGCACAGCAGGACCACAAAGAGCAGCGAAGTTTGGCAGTGCAGGCAGTGGGGAGTGGAGAGTTTATGGTGGGAGTGCTGGACGTCTGAGTAGTGCCTGCAGTGCAGACAATGTCAGTGTCAGCGCCAATGGTGACAAAAGAAACCGCTCATCAAGTCCCGGACCTCAACTCAGCCGTGCAGGTAGTGGAAGCAGGCTCAGCTCAGGTAGTGTTATTAGGCGTAGTAGCAGTGTAGGCAGTGGTGGTAAGTTAAATAGCTCAGATAGTTGTGGCAGGGTCAGCAACTCATCTGGGAGCCACAGGGCTAGCACCTCTGGGAAGTACACCAGCACTGGCAACAGCGAATGGAAACCTGTTTACAGCCCAGTTAATGCACGTAAGAGCATGGGGAGCACAGGGCGaccaggtggaggaggagtgagtGTCATTATGAGTAGTAGTGGGTGGCTGACCAGTTCAACATCTGGTGGGAATCACATCAGCAGCTCAGGGAGCGGGTCTAGCATTACAGGCGGCAGCGACAGAATTAGCGGCCTAGCTGGAGGACGGATCAGCAGCTCCTCTGGGTCAGGAAGGACCAATAGCGCGCGGGGGAGGgtcatcagcagcagccagcGGCCAATCAGGAGCACCGGCAGCGGAGCAGGAAGCATCAAGGAGAGAATCAGTGTTTGTAAGATGGCAGCGCTGACGATCTCAGCAGCGGGCAGGGAGAAAAGTCaggacagacaaagacaagctCAGCGGtccaaacagcaacaacagaatGAAG CCACCTTGCCTCTCCTCCAGCGATGGCTGTCCACAGGTGTCACGGTCACGAGTGGCGATCCTGAtgaccctgatgacatcatgcgTTCCTGA